A single region of the Lotus japonicus ecotype B-129 chromosome 4, LjGifu_v1.2 genome encodes:
- the LOC130711153 gene encoding cationic amino acid transporter 1 codes for MVDGGLEKRRGCTFRRNDFFPEESFKSWGNYKSAITSTPARLKDRAMNRSSDQTELVEIKSRSNVEMKKTLNWWDLIWFGIGAVIGSGIFVLTGLEARDHAGPAVVLSFVVSGVSALFSVFCYTEFAVEIPVAGGSFAYLRVELGDFVAYIAAGNILLEYVIGGAAVARSWTSYFATLCDKKPDDFRIIVDSMGDDYGHLDPVAIGVLIAITVLAVYSTKGSSIFNYVASVFHMVVIIFIIIAGLINAKTENYSEFTPNGVRGIFKASSVLFFAYVGFDAVSTMAEETKNPARDIPIGLVGSMVITTTAYCLLSATLCLMQNYKEIDKNAPFSVAFSSVGWDWAKYIVALGALKGMTTVLLVSAVGQARYLTHIARTHMMPPWFAQVDERTGTPMNATISMLGATAVIAFFTDLSILSNLLSISTLFIFMLVAVALLVRRYYSSGETTKENQVKLIVCLVLILGSSIGIAGYWAASEGWVGYVIAGPVWLVGTGGLWLGVPQAKKPKLWGVPLVPWIPSLSIAINIFLLGSIDKDSFIRFTVWTGFLLVYYVLLGLHASYDTAKEFENTKEVEKQFNKVEDGKVYEAVSN; via the exons ATGGTTGACGGCGGCCTGGAAAAGCGGCGAGGATGCACGTTCCGGCGAAACGACTTCTTCCCGGAGGAGTCATTCAAGAGCTGGGGAAACTACAAAAGCGCGATCACGTCGACGCCGGCGAGGCTGAAGGATCGTGCCATGAACCGATCCAGTGATCAAACGGAGCTGGTTGAGATCAAGTCTAGGAGCAACGTTGAAATGAAGAAGACTCTCAATTGGTGGGACCTTATTTGGTTCGGGATCGGCGCCGTCATCGGCTCGGGCATCTTTGTCCTCACTGGACTTGAGGCCCGAGACCATGCTGGCCCCGCCGTCGTGTTATCGTTTGTTGTCTCCGGTGTCTCCGCTTTGTTCTCGGTGTTTTGCTACACCGAGTTCGCTGTGGAAATTCCTGTTGCAG gTGGGTCATTTGCGTACTTAAGAGTAGAGCTAGGAGACTTCGTGGCCTACATAGCCGCCGGAAACATTCTCCTGGAGTACGTAATAGGCGGCGCCGCCGTGGCTCGGTCATGGACCTCCTATTTTGCCACCCTCTGCGACAAAAAACCCGACGACTTCCGGATAATAGTGGACAGCATGGGCGATGACTACGGCCACCTCGACCCAGTGGCCATCGGTGTCCTCATTGCCATCACCGTCCTCGCCGTGTACAGCACCAAAGGCTCCTCCATCTTCAACTATGTCGCCTCCGTCTTCCACATGGTGGTcattatcttcatcatcatcgcCGGCCTCATCAACGCCAAGACCGAAAACTACTCCGAATTCACCCCTAATGGCGTCCGAGGCATAttcaaagcctcctccgtccTCTTCTTCGCCTACGTCGGTTTCGACGCAGTGTCAACTATGGCCGAGGAAACAAAGAACCCCGCCAGAGACATTCCGATAGGACTTGTGGGGTCAATGGTGATCACAACGACGGCGTATTGCTTGCTCTCAGCAACGCTCTGCCTCATGCAGAACTACAAGGAGATCGACAAGAACGCCCCGTTTTCTGTTGCATTTAGTTCGGTCGGATGGGATTGGGCGAAGTACATTGTTGCCTTGGGCGCGCTCAAGGGGATGACAACTGTTTTGTTGGTGAGCGCTGTGGGTCAGGCTCGTTACCTGACCCACATTGCGCGCACCCACATGATGCCTCCTTGGTTCGCTCAAGTTGATGAGCGGACCGGGACACCAATGAATGCTACCATCTCAATGCTCGGGGCAACCGCAGTGATTGCTTTCTTTACCGATCTCAGCATTCTCTCTAATCTCTTATCAATTTCCACTCTTTTCATCTTCATGCTTGTGGCGGTTGCCCTTTTGGTTCGCCGCTACTATTCAAGCGGAGAGACCACAAAGGAGAACCAGGTTAAGCTTATTGTGTGCCTTGTGCTGATTCTTGGGTCTTCAATTGGGATTGCTGGGTATTGGGCCGCGAGTGAAGGCTGGGTTGGGTATGTGATTGCTGGGCCGGTATGGTTGGTTGGGACCGGTGGGCTTTGGCTTGGGGTTCCGCAGGCGAAGAAGCCCAAGCTTTGGGGAGTGCCTTTGGTTCCGTGGATACCTTCTTTGTCTATTGCTATTAACATTTTCCTGCTGGGGTCTATTGATAAAGACTCGTTCATTAGGTTTACGGTTTGGACAGGGTTTCTGTTGGTGTACTATGTGTTGTTGGGGTTACATGCTTCTTATGATACAGCAAAAGAGTTTGAGAACACCAAGGAGGTTGAGAAGCAGTTCAATAAGGTGGAAGATGGGAAAGTTTATGAAGCTGTTTCCAATTGA
- the LOC130711155 gene encoding protein LSD1-like isoform X1 — translation MQSQLVCNGCRSILLYPRGATNVCCALCNTITAVPPPGMDMSQLYCGGCRTLLMYTRGAASVRCSCCHTVNLAPAANQVAHVPCGNCRTTLMYPYGAPSVKCALCHYITNVNMSNGRLQVPMHRPNGTTNSGALPSTSTSMPQSQTQTVVVENPMSVDSSGKLVSNVVVGVTTDKK, via the exons ATGCAGAGCCAACTTGTGTGTAATGGTTGTAGGAGCATTCTGCTTTACCCTAGAGGGGCAACCAATGTTTGTTGTGCATTGTGCAACACAATCACCGCTGTGCCTCCACCCG GAATGGATATGTCTCAACTTTATTGTGGAGGCTGTAGGACATTGCTAATGTACACACGTGGAGCTGCTAGTGTCAGATGTTCCTGCTGTCACACTGTAAACCTTGCTCCAG CAGCTAATCAAGTTGCCCACGTCCCTTGTGGGAATTGCCGGACAACCCTCATGTATCCATATGGAGCTCCCTCAGTCAAATGTGCTCTTTGTCACTATATTACTAATGTCAAT ATGTCCAATGGAAGGCTTCAAGTTCCTATGCATAGACCTAATGGGACGACCAACTCTGGAGCATTACCTTCTACTTCAACG TCAATGCCCCAATCTCAGACCCAAACAGTGGTGGTAGAAAATCCAATGTCTGTTGATTCAAGTGGGAAATTG GTTAGCAATGTTGTTGTTGGCGTCACAACAGATAAGAAATGA
- the LOC130711156 gene encoding protein LOL1-like: MQSQLVCNGCRSILLYPRGATNVCCALCNTITAVPPPGMDMSQLYCGGCRTLLMYTRGAASVRCSCCHTVNLAPAANQVAHVPCGNCRTTLMYPYGAPSVKCALCHYITNVNVSLY, from the exons ATGCAGAGCCAACTTGTGTGTAATGGTTGTAGGAGCATTCTGCTTTACCCTAGAGGGGCAACCAATGTTTGTTGTGCATTGTGCAACACAATCACCGCTGTGCCTCCACCCG GAATGGATATGTCTCAACTTTATTGTGGAGGCTGTAGGACATTGCTAATGTACACACGTGGAGCTGCTAGTGTCAGATGTTCCTGCTGTCACACTGTAAACCTTGCTCCAG CAGCTAATCAAGTTGCCCACGTCCCTTGTGGGAATTGCCGGACAACCCTCATGTATCCATATGGAGCTCCCTCAGTCAAATGTGCTCTTTGTCACTATATTACTAATGTCAATGTAAGTTTATACTGA
- the LOC130711155 gene encoding protein LSD1-like isoform X2, which yields MQSQLVCNGCRSILLYPRGATNVCCALCNTITAVPPPGMDMSQLYCGGCRTLLMYTRGAASVRCSCCHTVNLAPANQVAHVPCGNCRTTLMYPYGAPSVKCALCHYITNVNMSNGRLQVPMHRPNGTTNSGALPSTSTSMPQSQTQTVVVENPMSVDSSGKLVSNVVVGVTTDKK from the exons ATGCAGAGCCAACTTGTGTGTAATGGTTGTAGGAGCATTCTGCTTTACCCTAGAGGGGCAACCAATGTTTGTTGTGCATTGTGCAACACAATCACCGCTGTGCCTCCACCCG GAATGGATATGTCTCAACTTTATTGTGGAGGCTGTAGGACATTGCTAATGTACACACGTGGAGCTGCTAGTGTCAGATGTTCCTGCTGTCACACTGTAAACCTTGCTCCAG CTAATCAAGTTGCCCACGTCCCTTGTGGGAATTGCCGGACAACCCTCATGTATCCATATGGAGCTCCCTCAGTCAAATGTGCTCTTTGTCACTATATTACTAATGTCAAT ATGTCCAATGGAAGGCTTCAAGTTCCTATGCATAGACCTAATGGGACGACCAACTCTGGAGCATTACCTTCTACTTCAACG TCAATGCCCCAATCTCAGACCCAAACAGTGGTGGTAGAAAATCCAATGTCTGTTGATTCAAGTGGGAAATTG GTTAGCAATGTTGTTGTTGGCGTCACAACAGATAAGAAATGA
- the LOC130715496 gene encoding CASP-like protein 1B1 translates to MASENAEKLELGSSAVPDQTKPKKDWILLSLRVVALLATASATLVMALNKQSKNLVVATIGTNPITATISAKFHHTPAFVFFVIANGIASVHNMVVIALDFLGPRFDNQGLYLTLIAIFDMMIMALASAGDGAAAFMSELGRNGNSHARWAKICDKFGTYCNRGGGALIASFIGIILLLIITVMSITKLLKLNRI, encoded by the exons ATGGCCTCAGAAAATGCAGAAAAACTTGAGCTTGGTTCAAGTGCTGTTCCTGATCAGACCAAGCCAAAGAAGGATTGGATCCTTTTGTCTCTCAGGGTGGTTGCACTTTTGGCCACTGCATCTGCCACACTTGTTATGGCACTCAATAAACAATCCAAAAACTTGGTGGTTGCAACCATTGGTACCAATCCAATAACAGCTACAATCTCTGCAAAGTTTCACCATACTCCAGCTTTTGT GTTCTTTGTTATAGCTAATGGAATTGCCAGCGTTCATAACATGGTGGTCATAGCGTTGGATTTTTTAGGACCCCGGTTTGATAACCAAGGACTTTATCTTACACTGATTGCAATATTTGACATG ATGATTATGGCTCTTGCATCAGCCGGGGATGGTGCAGCAGCATTCATGTCAGAATTGGGAAGGAATGGTAATTCACATGCAAGGTGGGCCAAGATATGTGACAAATTTGGAACCTACTGCAACAGAGGTGGTGGTGCCCTAATTGCCTCTTTCATTGGCATCATTCTCCTCCTCATTATCACAGTGATGTCCATCACCAAGCTGCTCAAACTAAATCGCATTTAA